The Apostichopus japonicus isolate 1M-3 chromosome 20, ASM3797524v1, whole genome shotgun sequence genome contains a region encoding:
- the LOC139961061 gene encoding magnesium transporter NIPA2-like isoform X1, with translation MVYSLCSSLTCLPLHICTFHLPNNTLERLSTAPSLPENSPLTPPSIQALTTVADETTSFPTSAVPDLSGFEERLNLTMSGEDDNALTTTDVYIGFSLAVSSTIFIGTSSIVKKKALIKISTYAKRAGDGGHAYLGEPLWWAGFGLLAFGEIFNFVAYAFAPALLVTPLGALSVLVTAVLSAIFLKEHLNLLCKIGCLQCVLGSTVMVLHAPKEGDGANSLDELAVRLGDPVFVMFTLMVIGCSLILIFIYSPKYGQTNMLVYITICALIGSLSVLACKGFGIAMKEFFQGESSFRNPLTYFLIFSLVICISVNMHYLNKALDTFNAAVISPIYYVFFTTCVVTASAILFQEWGNMNAVDCLATLAGFGTIVAGIFLLHAFKDKCISLSDLPSIARAPPGYALASPNHVHLNAVESQQGSESEEI, from the exons ATGGTTTATTCActttgctcctctcttacctgtctcccactccataTCTGCACTTTTCATCTTCCTAACAACACATTGGAACGTTtgagcactgcgccctcgctccctgaGAATAGCCCACTTACACCTCCTTCGATACAG GCGCTTACAACTGTTGCAGACGAAACCACCAGCTTCCCAACAAGCGCTGTTCCTGATCTGTCTGGGTTCGAGGAACGGTTAAATTTAACCATGTCAGGGGAAGATGACAATGCACTTACCACAACAGATGTCTACATTGGATTCTCACTAGCTGTCAGTTCAACCATCTTCATCGGGACCAGTTCTATCGTCAAGAAGAAGGCCCTCATCAAAATATCGACTTATGCAAAACGAGCAG GTGATGGAGGCCATGCATATCTAGGTGAACCGTTGTGGTGGGCTGGCTTCGGTTTAT TGGCATTTGGGGAAATCTTTAACTTTGTGGCTTATGCTTTTGCTCCTGCCTTATTGGTGACACCTCTCGGCGCCCTCAGTGTTTTGGTGAC GGCTGTTCTCTCTGCTATATTTCTCAAAGAGCACCTGAATTTGCTATGCAAGATAGGATGTCTGCAGTGTGTGTTAGGATCGACAGTCATGGTACTCCATGCGCCGAAGGAAGGTGATGGAGCGAATTCGTTAGACGAACTAGCAGTTAGGCTGGGTGATCCTG TTTTCGTGATGTTCACCTTGATGGTGATCGGTTGCTCGCTCATCTTGATCTTCATTTACTCGCCGAAGTACGGACAGACCAACATGCTGGTCTACATCACTATATGTGCGCTGATCGGCTCCCTGTCTGTGCTGGCCTGCAAGGGATTCGGTATAGCCATGAAGGAGTTTTTTCAAGGGGAAAGCAGCTTTAGGAATCCACTCACGTACTTTTTAATATTCTCCTTAGTCATCTGCATATCGGTGAACATGCATTACCTAAATAAAGCGTTGGACACGTTCAACGCGGCGGTGATATCCCCCATCTATTACGTATTCTTCACAACATGTGTGGTGACGGCGTCCGCCATCCTGTTCCAGGAGTGGGGCAACATGAACGCGGTGGACTGCCTTGCCACCCTGGCGGGATTCGGAACGATAGTCGCCGGTATCTTTCTCCTACACGCCTTCAAAGATAAGTGCATATCCCTGTCGGACCTGCCCTCCATCGCGAGGGCACCGCCGGGGTATGCCTTGGCTTCGCCGAACCACGTCCACTTGAACGCCGTCGAGAGTCAACAAGGCAGTGAGTCGGAAGAGATTTAG
- the LOC139961061 gene encoding magnesium transporter NIPA2-like isoform X3, producing MSGEDDNALTTTDVYIGFSLAVSSTIFIGTSSIVKKKALIKISTYAKRAGDGGHAYLGEPLWWAGFGLLAFGEIFNFVAYAFAPALLVTPLGALSVLVTAVLSAIFLKEHLNLLCKIGCLQCVLGSTVMVLHAPKEGDGANSLDELAVRLGDPVFVMFTLMVIGCSLILIFIYSPKYGQTNMLVYITICALIGSLSVLACKGFGIAMKEFFQGESSFRNPLTYFLIFSLVICISVNMHYLNKALDTFNAAVISPIYYVFFTTCVVTASAILFQEWGNMNAVDCLATLAGFGTIVAGIFLLHAFKDKCISLSDLPSIARAPPGYALASPNHVHLNAVESQQGSESEEI from the exons ATGTCAGGGGAAGATGACAATGCACTTACCACAACAGATGTCTACATTGGATTCTCACTAGCTGTCAGTTCAACCATCTTCATCGGGACCAGTTCTATCGTCAAGAAGAAGGCCCTCATCAAAATATCGACTTATGCAAAACGAGCAG GTGATGGAGGCCATGCATATCTAGGTGAACCGTTGTGGTGGGCTGGCTTCGGTTTAT TGGCATTTGGGGAAATCTTTAACTTTGTGGCTTATGCTTTTGCTCCTGCCTTATTGGTGACACCTCTCGGCGCCCTCAGTGTTTTGGTGAC GGCTGTTCTCTCTGCTATATTTCTCAAAGAGCACCTGAATTTGCTATGCAAGATAGGATGTCTGCAGTGTGTGTTAGGATCGACAGTCATGGTACTCCATGCGCCGAAGGAAGGTGATGGAGCGAATTCGTTAGACGAACTAGCAGTTAGGCTGGGTGATCCTG TTTTCGTGATGTTCACCTTGATGGTGATCGGTTGCTCGCTCATCTTGATCTTCATTTACTCGCCGAAGTACGGACAGACCAACATGCTGGTCTACATCACTATATGTGCGCTGATCGGCTCCCTGTCTGTGCTGGCCTGCAAGGGATTCGGTATAGCCATGAAGGAGTTTTTTCAAGGGGAAAGCAGCTTTAGGAATCCACTCACGTACTTTTTAATATTCTCCTTAGTCATCTGCATATCGGTGAACATGCATTACCTAAATAAAGCGTTGGACACGTTCAACGCGGCGGTGATATCCCCCATCTATTACGTATTCTTCACAACATGTGTGGTGACGGCGTCCGCCATCCTGTTCCAGGAGTGGGGCAACATGAACGCGGTGGACTGCCTTGCCACCCTGGCGGGATTCGGAACGATAGTCGCCGGTATCTTTCTCCTACACGCCTTCAAAGATAAGTGCATATCCCTGTCGGACCTGCCCTCCATCGCGAGGGCACCGCCGGGGTATGCCTTGGCTTCGCCGAACCACGTCCACTTGAACGCCGTCGAGAGTCAACAAGGCAGTGAGTCGGAAGAGATTTAG
- the LOC139961061 gene encoding magnesium transporter NIPA2-like isoform X2 gives MALTTVADETTSFPTSAVPDLSGFEERLNLTMSGEDDNALTTTDVYIGFSLAVSSTIFIGTSSIVKKKALIKISTYAKRAGDGGHAYLGEPLWWAGFGLLAFGEIFNFVAYAFAPALLVTPLGALSVLVTAVLSAIFLKEHLNLLCKIGCLQCVLGSTVMVLHAPKEGDGANSLDELAVRLGDPVFVMFTLMVIGCSLILIFIYSPKYGQTNMLVYITICALIGSLSVLACKGFGIAMKEFFQGESSFRNPLTYFLIFSLVICISVNMHYLNKALDTFNAAVISPIYYVFFTTCVVTASAILFQEWGNMNAVDCLATLAGFGTIVAGIFLLHAFKDKCISLSDLPSIARAPPGYALASPNHVHLNAVESQQGSESEEI, from the exons atg GCGCTTACAACTGTTGCAGACGAAACCACCAGCTTCCCAACAAGCGCTGTTCCTGATCTGTCTGGGTTCGAGGAACGGTTAAATTTAACCATGTCAGGGGAAGATGACAATGCACTTACCACAACAGATGTCTACATTGGATTCTCACTAGCTGTCAGTTCAACCATCTTCATCGGGACCAGTTCTATCGTCAAGAAGAAGGCCCTCATCAAAATATCGACTTATGCAAAACGAGCAG GTGATGGAGGCCATGCATATCTAGGTGAACCGTTGTGGTGGGCTGGCTTCGGTTTAT TGGCATTTGGGGAAATCTTTAACTTTGTGGCTTATGCTTTTGCTCCTGCCTTATTGGTGACACCTCTCGGCGCCCTCAGTGTTTTGGTGAC GGCTGTTCTCTCTGCTATATTTCTCAAAGAGCACCTGAATTTGCTATGCAAGATAGGATGTCTGCAGTGTGTGTTAGGATCGACAGTCATGGTACTCCATGCGCCGAAGGAAGGTGATGGAGCGAATTCGTTAGACGAACTAGCAGTTAGGCTGGGTGATCCTG TTTTCGTGATGTTCACCTTGATGGTGATCGGTTGCTCGCTCATCTTGATCTTCATTTACTCGCCGAAGTACGGACAGACCAACATGCTGGTCTACATCACTATATGTGCGCTGATCGGCTCCCTGTCTGTGCTGGCCTGCAAGGGATTCGGTATAGCCATGAAGGAGTTTTTTCAAGGGGAAAGCAGCTTTAGGAATCCACTCACGTACTTTTTAATATTCTCCTTAGTCATCTGCATATCGGTGAACATGCATTACCTAAATAAAGCGTTGGACACGTTCAACGCGGCGGTGATATCCCCCATCTATTACGTATTCTTCACAACATGTGTGGTGACGGCGTCCGCCATCCTGTTCCAGGAGTGGGGCAACATGAACGCGGTGGACTGCCTTGCCACCCTGGCGGGATTCGGAACGATAGTCGCCGGTATCTTTCTCCTACACGCCTTCAAAGATAAGTGCATATCCCTGTCGGACCTGCCCTCCATCGCGAGGGCACCGCCGGGGTATGCCTTGGCTTCGCCGAACCACGTCCACTTGAACGCCGTCGAGAGTCAACAAGGCAGTGAGTCGGAAGAGATTTAG